A stretch of Candidatus Gorgyraea atricola DNA encodes these proteins:
- the tuf gene encoding elongation factor Tu (EF-Tu; promotes GTP-dependent binding of aminoacyl-tRNA to the A-site of ribosomes during protein biosynthesis; when the tRNA anticodon matches the mRNA codon, GTP hydrolysis results; the inactive EF-Tu-GDP leaves the ribosome and release of GDP is promoted by elongation factor Ts; many prokaryotes have two copies of the gene encoding EF-Tu): VMPGDNVEMEIELITPIALEKELRFAIREGGHTVGAGVVADIVA, translated from the coding sequence GGTAATGCCAGGCGATAACGTAGAAATGGAAATCGAACTCATAACCCCTATCGCACTTGAAAAAGAGCTTCGCTTCGCTATCCGCGAAGGAGGCCACACAGTAGGTGCTGGGGTTGTAGCAGATATAGTAGCGTAA